In Roseofilum reptotaenium CS-1145, the DNA window CTTGAATTGATCCATTTTTCTCGCTACACTAATTAATAAACTCAACACAACCGTAGCTAGTGTTTAAACTGCCCTTGTGTTAAGTGTTCTTTCTTCCTCACTACTGTTGTTCACTTACTCAATTGGCTCAGTGCTTTTTTATACTTAATAGCTCAATTAAATGACACCAAAGACCCAACTCAACCTTGATGGGTGATTTAGATTCAATCCCTCGGTTTCAAGGGAGCAACATGTAATTTTTTGCACTCAAAAATGAGGACTACTGAAAGAATAATTCACGAGTAATGCTCTGATGATCCGGACAATTGACTGAACTGAATGAACTACAAAATAGTCTTTCTGATTAATCTCTCTCTTTTAAGTTCCTACTGTTCTTTCTGTTGGACTGTTTTTCTAGTCCTACTTATTGGCATAAATTTGGATACTTGCTTTCGTAGAGGGGTGGGAAGCTACCTCGAATTTCATACAAGGGGTTTTACCCCTATTCCCATAAACGGTATTATGTGATATGGAGGAGTGCATTTTAGCAAGCCAAGCCCATCAGAATAGAGGTGGGATGAGGGTAATTCATAGATTGGGAGTGGATTAACAATGAAACGCCTCGTGATAGTGTTGGTGGCTGGTGTAAGCAGTTTATCCCTAGGGCTATCCTTAAAACTGCTTCATGAGCAAGTGTCTTATCCTCTCTGTAACCATACTCCTAGTGGAACTAGCTTATCATATACAGAAATAAAAAACATAGCTCAGACAATTACAGTTAAGGTAAATACTGGAACCACTGGGGGTTCAGGAACCTTAATTCACCGAGATGGAGCAATTTATACGGTTTTAACGACTCGTCATGTCATTGCGACAGGAGATTCTTATCAGATCGAAATGCCTGATGGTCGGGTTTATCGAGCTAGGGTTCTCCAAGATTTACCTCTGAATCAGCAAGATGTAGAACTCCTACAATTCCAATCATCAGAGGATTATCAAGTTGCTCAACTGGGATCATCGGCGACGTTAATGATCAATGAAAAAGTTATAGCAGCGGGATTTTCAGATGAGACACAAACTTTGAATTTAACCAAAGGCGAAATTACATTGATTCCCGATCAATCCCTACAACAGGGATATCAGATCGGATATACCAACGATATTTATAAAGGGATGAGTGGGGGCCCAGTCCTAAATTTGAGGGGAGAACTGATGAGTATTAATGGCATGATGCCTTACCCTCTCTGGGGCAATCCCTATGTTTTTGAGGATGGATCTCGACCTAAGGTTCCCTTGCAAAATCAAATGAGAGAAGTGGCTTGGGGTATTCCCATACACCGAATCGCTGAAGCTGTTCCAGAATGGGTTAATCTGAACTTAGTTCACCAAGTGGATGCGATCGCCCAAAAAACAACGGTCTTGATTGCTAACTCTAAAAGTATTGGCTCTGGGATCATCATTGGCCAGAATAATTCAACCTATTATGCCTTAACCGCCGAACATGTTATCCGTAACCCAACGGATTATCACCTGGTGGCTCCAGATGGTCAGTGTTACCCCATCAACCCAGAACAAATACGACCTCTAAAAGGTGTAGATTTAGCCATTGTAGAATTTGAGAGTCATCGACCGTATCAAGTCGCGACGTTAGGAAACTATGATTGGCGTAGCTCCGAGAGCTTAAATTATGTCTTTGTATCCGGTTGGCCAGTATCTTCTCCAAAGCGAACCTCCCATCCTCCCACACGCCTCTTAAGTACTGGGCGGTTGCTCAGTCAGGATTCCCAGATCCAAAGTGCCCTAGAAGTAACCCAAAGGCAACCGGGAATTGAGTCTTTATCTCTAACCTATGGCTAT includes these proteins:
- a CDS encoding tetratricopeptide repeat-containing S1 family peptidase translates to MKRLVIVLVAGVSSLSLGLSLKLLHEQVSYPLCNHTPSGTSLSYTEIKNIAQTITVKVNTGTTGGSGTLIHRDGAIYTVLTTRHVIATGDSYQIEMPDGRVYRARVLQDLPLNQQDVELLQFQSSEDYQVAQLGSSATLMINEKVIAAGFSDETQTLNLTKGEITLIPDQSLQQGYQIGYTNDIYKGMSGGPVLNLRGELMSINGMMPYPLWGNPYVFEDGSRPKVPLQNQMREVAWGIPIHRIAEAVPEWVNLNLVHQVDAIAQKTTVLIANSKSIGSGIIIGQNNSTYYALTAEHVIRNPTDYHLVAPDGQCYPINPEQIRPLKGVDLAIVEFESHRPYQVATLGNYDWRSSESLNYVFVSGWPVSSPKRTSHPPTRLLSTGRLLSQDSQIQSALEVTQRQPGIESLSLTYGYEMVYSNLTAPGMSGGLILDTQGHVIGVHGRGSGEIKEDEEGEIRPLKLGYGVGIPIETFLDLASSVEIDPAWLKLDSNPPPQLHATALEHIRDSLLKHLEIPGSSTDKIAWFNYGMNLWQLEQYEEAMLAFNWAIQQDQSFYQAWYGLGMMLRFQKRYNEALAAFEEAITESEGTFAPAWRARAEELVWLNRYDEALKSIEQAITLVPHDIHLQELQGHLLQRLQRYSEAIQVYEEALKLWHRDQGVGLSAQIADQEGGEHQALWDHSSPLNLPENMAMIYENRGDMRGAVTGKLRVISHGDSQNVTLMLNLALAYLNRGNRYAGKEQWQDAIADYSRALELEPQNAFTYGNRGLARSRIGDQQGAISDLQQAAALFDTQADVTNFKRALDALKQLGS